In the Setaria italica strain Yugu1 chromosome VI, Setaria_italica_v2.0, whole genome shotgun sequence genome, one interval contains:
- the LOC101770199 gene encoding protein GAMETE EXPRESSED 1, protein MTRNAWSVLLILICLWVCPLRTSGLSWNIISSSSPGSSAKAANQRAPMMELDGAVADFSMDGANDPRGLKLLENAQSKLAGPRNCWQEAYRKLFASCGDIMADQEKQSRLAWHLSSCFQEDSGRPPFPSCAEGSRMVHCRSRLSDSEGKVFLEFFLETNTLCHQLQAEAFKHNTERLVNDLTRTSKSAEEKLEVIEARSDQIIKESEKVQGKISSIEEQTDRLAETSKNVGEQINGVLDHSKAIFEQSKEIAKAQAALKEGQTEMREKIDAGMARVEESYDSLGKGMDNLKEEAGYVKRELKSVGDSMSSKMQDLQSKADDIGSVAGKSLENQMQLLDRQSRTMEGLNNLHSFQAKALEESRETVQKLAQFGQRQQEELLARQEQIRQAHDHLIQNSHSILEAQEEFRAKQANIFAALDKLHILHNAILAESRFIKAFFFYCCIVFLIYMLTSAKQTFSIRGQLYFGLCITLVLEIGLIKIGADDFDKQFWVMSKVFLVRMLFLGVATVQILHSIFTYRDYEALNHRLLQTLVEKVRALEKNAGGRAQLPYDTEESEGSLMDYSWVFDELADEVDSKVDPSFVVRPCHEVVLPEEVGDGENSITTLVGRRYNLRSRK, encoded by the exons ATGACGAGAAACGCGTGGTCCGTGCTGCTGATTTTGATCTGCTTATGGGTGTGCCCTCTGAGGACCAGTGGATTGTCATGGAACATCATCTCCTCCTCATCGCCGGGCTCGTCGGCGAAGGCGGCTAACCAGCGCGCTCCGATGATGGAGCTAGATGGCGCGGTGGCCGACTTCTCCATGGACGGCGCCAACGACCCGCGAGGGCTGAAGCTGCTGGAGAACGCGCAGAGCAAGCTCGCCGGGCCGAGGAACTGCTGGCAGGAGGCGTACCGGAAGCTTTTCGCCAGCTGCGGCGATATCATGGCCGATCAGGAGAAGCAGTCGCGCCTGGCCTGGCACCTCAGCAGCTGCTTCCAGGAGGACTCGGGGCGGCCGCCCTTCCCGTCCTGCGCCGAGGGCTCCAGGATGGTCCATTGCCGCAGCCGGCTGAGTGATTCCGAGGGGAAGGTGTTCCTTGAGTTCTTCCTCGAGACCAATACCCTGTGCCACCAGTTGca GGCTGAAGCGTTCAAGCACAACACAGAGAGGCTCGTCAATGACCTGACAAGGACATCCAAGTCTGCCGAGGAGAAGCTCGAGGTGATCGAGGCGAGGTCAGATCAAATTATTAAGGAGTCTGAAAAGGTTCAGGGCAAGATATCATCGATCGAGGAACAAACCGACCGTCTGGCAGAGACGTCGAAGAACGTGGGGGAGCAGATCAATGGCGTGCTGGATCACTCGAAGGCCATCTTTGAGCAGTCCAAGGAGATCGCCAAAGCTCAGGCAGCCCTCAAGGAAGGGCAAACGGAGATGAGGGAGAAGATCGACGCAGGCATGGCGCGCGTCGAGGAGTCGTATGATAGCCTTGGTAAAGGGATGGATAACCTGAAAGAGGAGGCAGGATACGTTAAGAGGGAACTAAAAAGTGTTGGCGATTCAATGTCTTCAAAGATGCAAGATTTGCAGAGCAAGGCTGATGATATTGGGAGTGTGGCTGGCAAGTCATTGGAGAATCAGATGCAGCTGCTGGATCGTCAGAGCCGGACCATGGAAGGATTGAATAATCTCCACAGCTTTCAAGCAAAAGCTCTTGAAGAAAGCAG GGAAACAGTTCAGAAACTTGCGCAGTTTGGCCAACGCCAGCAGGAAGAGCTATTGGCCCGGCAAGAACAGATCCGGCAAGCCCACGATCATCTCATCCAAAACTCGCACTCAATACTGGAAGCACAG GAAGAGTTCAGAGCAAAGCAGGCCAACATTTTTGCCGCTCTGGATAAACTGCACATCCTGCACAACGCCATCCTAGCTGAGTCTCGCTTCATCAAGGCATTCTTCTTCTACTGCTGCATCGTGTTCCTCATCTACATGCTCACTAGTGCAAAGCAAACGTTCAGCATCCGGGGCCAGCTCTACTTTG GTCTTTGCATCACATTAGTCCTGGAGATTGGGCTGATCAAGATCGGCGCCGACGACTTCGACAAGCAGTTCTGGGTCATGTCCAAGGTGTTCTTGGTCAGAATGCTGTTTCTCGGGGTCGCCACTGTCCAGATCCTTCACTCTATATTCACCTACAG GGACTACGAGGCGCTGAACCACCGGCTCCTCCAGACGCTGGTGGAGAAAGTCCGGGCGCTGGAGAAGAACGCCGGCGGGAGGGCGCAGCTGCCGTACGACACGGAGGAGAGCGAGGGGAGCCTGATGGATTACTCGTGGGTCTTCGACGAGCTGGCGGACGAGGTGGACAGCAAGGTGGATCCGAGCTTCGTGGTGCGGCCGTGCCACGAGGTCGTGCTGCCGGAggaggtcggcgacggcgagaacTCCATCACAACGTTGGTGGGCCGGAGGTACAATCTACGGTCGCGGAAGTAG